The region caactagcccaactgtcCACGCTtaacaaattacatgtaatttgttaGGCACAAGTCTGATGCACACATACCTTGAGAACTGCGCGGCTTCTATTCAGGAGTTGCAACTTGGGCCCTTACATAAGTAATTAGGGAAATAAATATTAACTGACTGTCATTTTTTGTGATTGATCGATGGCCGTTCCAGAACTGTTCTTGTGTACGAACGCCTAATAATGCACTATCCCGGCTTCAGACTTTATTTACTGTATTAAGTTAGTCAACATGGTGAATCCCAGGGGTCCAAGCGGGGAGGGCATACATAGGATTGCTAATATACACACAATATAGGTAAACTTGATACGTTAAAAACTATAGTAAAGCTTCACACTGCAAATTGAATTAGGCTAACAATTACAGAAAAGCACGTGCAATAAAATTCAATATAGTCGCGCGAAAAACTCTCAACATACGGATCAAAACAATTTTAATATCGGCACTCTGCAAAAGAAAATATTGTgggataaagaaataaaaaaaaagaattgtttgaATATGCTAGCGAGTGCGAGTGCAGTATTATTACTCAGACTGTGTCTATGACAAGAGGCAGTAATTGTGTAGTTATAGCTGTAAAATCGTGTCGGGAAATCTCATAGTGATTTCCTCTCTTGCTCTCTTTGGGACTTGGTACCATTATTGTTTTTTCTTAGACTTCCCTCCAGTATTAGGACGTATGTATAGCGACTAGAGGGCTTTAACCACCAGAGGGTAATGGCCTTCATAACGTGAAAACGATGCGCTTGTCTACACGAGGTAGCTCGACACTGTTCCCTTCAGCCAAACACTTACATGCAGTTTtcatttttaatgcgaaagcattatactcgctgacaactttctgtggcaatgaagggaaaactacaggcgcgtggatgctgcacatgtgttaccgcgtcAAGTAATCCGGCAGCGTTGggcagtgcttttggttgctcggaacagacgccgaacagacgcagcttccacgtgcgacggtttcgcgtttgcccagacgcggaaggaaaaagccgcaaaataagtgaacttttacactcagtggtgtgttctgtcttatttaactgttgctaataagctgtttatgttttctcttccccagcttaaaccaacgtggattaaaaacGCGGGACTCTATTCAGAAGcgctcacttgtgcgcgctttgccacagaaagttgtccgcgagtatacagTAAATGCCCCATCACGCGAAAATCCGgagtcgtcggcgtcgccgccgagcgatcgtaccaaaaatggccgacggttcaaagagtaaaaacacaaaaaaaaaatgctctgaTTGACGATAAACTTCTCAGGGAGATTCCTCtaaacaaagtaaatgaatggcattgaaaagaaaatttggtaaatttcggtctgggtgcgAATCGAACCTGGACCCTCCGGTGTTCGATACGAGCATGCTTCCCCGATGCTACGGCGGTTCCAGGGTTCTGGCAGACTGAAGGTGtgtctagtgcgtgcgtcattgcacacgttaCGCCGAAAGGTGTGGCGTATAGTGCGCGCGTCATTGGGCAGGTGACGGTGGCGCCGCTGAGCGTAAAGGCTGAGCTgtggtccttcgagttacgaactcctcGCGGGCGAGCGAGtccgttgagacgcttggcacgtGCTATTTGCCCTTACCGAGGtgcagttagaatgcaggcgagagcttccgcggacaaggaacgcgtggGGGGAAAAACCTATCACCAAAGGCACTATAATGTTTTCCCATTCCCATACGTGAGAAATCTTAAGTGCCTCCGACGAATTTTATTCAGGTTTATTTTTTTCATGCGAGCTCTACCGTCGCTGACTCACTCTCTTTTCCACATTGTAATTTAAAGGACTGGAACAATGAACTGGCAGCCAACGCCCAGGCCACGGCGGACAAGTGTGACACCACTGTGCAAGGAAAGGGAACCATGCTGGACACAGGTAAGCACACGGCGCTTGCTTTCAGGAAGGTTGAAGTCCGCAAGTATACAATGTGTTTCACTGAAACGGCTCGTGAATCGTGGGGCACGCTAATTGAAAAAGCCGGCTCTGAAGGGTTGCAGTTAAAGTCGATTTGGCCATGTTTGTGATGAACACGAGAGTTTATTGTCATGGTGATTTAGAAATAGACATGGCTGCCATTAACACGAGATCTCCAGACCCTTACGCAGAGTTGTGATATGGCTTCGTATTAAAACATCGTTGCACTTCGACTAAAGATCCAAAGCAATGGTGTAGGTACAGTTGTGTGAAtaattacccgccgcggtggctcactcagctaaggcgttgcgctgctgagcacgagatcgcggaatcgaatcccggctgcggcggccgcatttcgatggaggcgaaatgcaaaaacgcccgtgttcttgcaatgtagtgcacgttaaagaactccaggtggtcaaaattaatccggagccctccactatggcctGCTTCAAAATCGGAACTGGTTttcgcgcgtaaaaccccagaaagaagaaagaagaagttgcGTGAATATGAGGGGTAGTGTAGGTAACTATGCAAGTAGATTTTATTTCTGTGTTAATAGTTCACTAATGTGAACTAATGTTCACTAATGtgtgtgtcgttttacgtaacaatatttaaaCACGTTTTGGTCGGTAACGCCCAAACATGGGGTATGTTCAGGGATTGCTTTTGATTTACTCATAGGCTTTCGCACTGCTGGAAACTCGGTGCATAAGTTTCATTCGGTAATTATTTTATTGCGAGGAAAATGAGCGCTTTAACCGTGTGAATTTTTGATACAGACTTTAAAGGCCTCATCAGTAAATTAATTTCAGTGTTCACTGGTGTTATGTCTAAGTCGGGATAGATCATactgtcacgtggtagtgacggtcaagaacagagtagtaaaactgtgaatggcaaaactaactctttatggggcgaacctgtgcccaaaaaGACAGGCACAACAAAGCATAACAATAGCGGCGAGAATCTGATCAGCGTGTGAAGCGCGTCGGCtgttatacatgagtcatcgaaggttccagagtggTCGCTGGTGCCTGCGTTTcgtccagaaagtactacacaattagCGTCGCGCACACAATCAAattacacaagcttcggtgacaacagtCAACGGgtatagaaccatcgataacgttcgagaatctTCCGATACaggcaggcgcgtcttgcgctgagcgataactttagtTGTTAGTGGGTCAGATGCAGTCCGCGAGAAAAAGATAAAtttgtacacgtgtcaatacttCGCACCAAGGTGTAGACTTTGAATGCGTGAAAGAATATTTGATTATTAATTATTGTCCACGTGACTTACACGTCCTTGTAACAATatacatatatcatcatcatcatcatctcatcatcatcatcataatcaagcAGCTTATATTAaattccactgcaggacgaaggcttctccctgcgatctccaattatccctgtcttgcgctagctgattcaaactttcgcctgcaaatttcctaacttcatcatcccacctgatttCCTacctatccattctgtaactctaatggtccaccggttatccatcctacgcattacatggcctgcccagcttcacttcttccgcttaatatcaactagaatatcggctatttcagtttgttctctgatacacacgtaccgctctcttcctgtctcttgacgttaggcctaGCAATTTCCGTTCTattgctctttgcgcggtccttaacttgttctcgagcttctttgttaacctccaagtttctgctccatatgttagcactggtagaatgcaatggttgtacacttttgttttcaacgacagtggtaagctcccagtcaggatttggtgaagcctgccgtatgcactcccacccaattatatgcttctgtaaatttctttgtcaagatcaggatgtatatatatatatatatatatatatatatatatatatatatatatatatatatatatatagttcaaaaaatagaagcacgtaggaaaaacataacaagactttactgacgtttcggccggggtccggccttcatcaagaggccggaccccggccgaaacgtcagtaaagtcttgttatgtttttcctacgtgcttctattttttgaactacttctgtgccggctccggttactctttacttcacttatatatatatatatatatatacatgaaaatTGGACGAGCCGAAAgtaaaccgaggggcccgatttttattagtaaAATCgtaagaaaacaacaaacaatgacacgaagaACAGCATAGAGGTAATTCCCCTATGTAGTTCTTATTCGAAGTGCAGAAATTATAAATAAGTGAAAATTAAAGTGCATGAAAatacaactggccgcaggtaAAATACGAACCCACGCCCTCGCATTACACGTGGCCAGGTTTAGTGACCAGTTACCTTCAACCAAAAATTAATGTAGACGTGAcacctgtggcagaaaggatatCCAAATCCGCCGCGAAGGTCGTGAGTGCTGGCACTGGCTAAAACTCGCAAAATTAGTTCTTGtagaaaaacataaatacccaagaaaatGGATTAAAAAACGGCGGCGCTGTAGGTCACTTGTTAACaccatcgcacgcgtaatgtgaagacgtgtcGTGTGTTCGGATCCCACCTGCGGGCATGCGGGTAGTTTTTTCATctgctttcatttccatttatcagttctttaattcaattaagaactacGGATAATATTTCCCTTATGCTACCCTTAGTGTCATTGTTTGTGGGCTTCTGATGATAtattgttaatcataaccacataaagccaacagacaacgaagccaaggaaagcatcggggaaattaagtgcggttgaaattggaatgtagaaaataatgaagaaaagggcaATGAGAgaggacgaaaagataacttgtcgccggcgggagccatACCCGCATATATATGCGGGTACGGCTCGCATAGCCGAACTATAGATATTGAGTGCAGAAGTATCATGTACAGTGAAATTAGCTGTTAGGGACAACACTTTAATGTGCGGCGCTCCCGTTACTGGCGCTCTAACTTTAAGTACGAGCTGAAGCAATGTCAATGCACTACATGGGTAAATAAATGTGTATAAAGGTGCCAGCGCCACCAACCACAAGTAACATGCGACAAAGCCGGGCGATCGCAGTAGTGCCAGAGGGGAACACTTGCACGACGCTCacgtgttccctttaacagtgggcaGTACTGTACGCCGTCTATTATCGGGCTCAGCAGTTTACACTAATGTAGCCGGGCTTTGCGGACAGCTTTCCCGTAGACACTCGCTGCGCGTTGCCCAGGGTCTTTCACCGGAGTGAAACAAATCCAGGACTTCGCTGTCGTCCCCGCAACGCCGCCGAAACCCACGCCGCTTAAAGGCGCCAACTTTATCCAGAAATGGTTCGACGGGAACGTGAAGTTTAAACCTGCGGACTTGGACAAGTACCCGGATCAAACCGATGCGGAGGCGGAGAGATTCGCACAGGTATGTGCATCGACACGACTATGTGTGTtatccttttcttctttttttgtgcgacATGACACTCGAATAGCGCAGAATTGGCAGCACTTCTGTATGCAGCCGTTTTTTACCGGAGAGTGCGTAAACTTGAGGAaaggacggaaaaaaaaaacaccgcatatccacgaagtgaatgatgatgagtgggcgaagcaccgggggatcattcggacaaaacgccggaagccggaagcgttctccgaaagcggaaccggaagtgtaaCCGGAAGCGggagccggcttccggttccggcttccagAAGCCGAGCTTGGCGTACATTTactatgaacacacacacacacacgcctatatatatatatatatatatatatatatatatatatatatatatatatatcagagctacggactacgagggacaaggctcagccctaaggtgcttcgcacctaaaaccaTCCGCGATATACTGATAcgcctgctctcatggcatgcttTAGTACCTGTCAAGTGTTCGCTCGCCAGGGCAAGTTGTCGTCAGCTGTCCCCTTCATTAAAAAACCAGCCCAGAGGGGGCTGTGCGTACAGCTATCGACTGAAGACGAGATTAACTGCGCTTGCTGTAAAACAGTGTTCGAGAGTAACAGATTCTACTATATTGTAACTAACGAAAGTGCAGTACTTGTGCTCGAATACTCAGAAACAATTTGCGCAGTCATCCGAACGATGTTACTGCAACGGTCAGATGTGGCCGATGAGCCGTTGGGCACTTGTTGGAGTGAATATTCTCCAatagtattttttttattgcgctttcaTGTGGTGTCTCAGCATTACTCGGAATCATCTCCTTCACGCGCCGGATATTTCTGTCAATTTAAACATTAGCTTCGCAACATTTCTCGCATCTTAATTTCAGAGTCACGGAAAGCGTATACAACTGCAAAACGAATTAAAAACTTTCAATTCTGCAgggagttttgtcaagtttacagaatgtgcaCACCATGTGAGAACTCTCGACGGGAAGGTTAGAAACGAGCACATAAAATACTTTATCTTCGTCTTTCAGCAATCCATCACAGAATGCCGAACAGTACGGTGTTTCACAGGCAGTTCTTTAAATGTCTATTCAACCTAAAAAATGAAGCAGGTCATATCCTGCTGCGAATACCATGCATTGTGTGGGTGGTATCCTGTGTGTATCCTGTTTCTCACGTCCTAATAAGAATTTGTAATATTGTGTAAACCGCCACATTCTGCCAAATGTAAGAAGTTGATTCGCATGTTTTGAAATTTAGACTTGAAATTCGCACACCTCTACATtgtagggatgtgcgaatagtgatttttgagacccaatcgaatacaaatcgaatagtgtCAGATGCGAATCGAATCAAATAAAACATCGAATACTTTTGAAACAGTTTTTGAAAAATGAATAACCGTTATGGCAAATAATATAAAACGTTCTTCAAATTCCAGTATTGttgaagttagcaagtttctggcatcgcatagtacgttatgaagcgtttgTTAAAAGGAAAAAAGGGAGCATTAGAAGCAAGCAAGTAGTTGGTTCGAATGCACatggctcttcagagagtgcgaatgatcgctgtacagcctgtagactatggctacctaagtgatgTAGCCTGCTCCACcgcgcaagttctcatgtttcaTGTCTATGCGACGGCATTTACCGTGCTTTTGCTCCACTATTATGTTTATTTTGGCACAGTTGACGTGTTGAAATATTCGAaatgtattaaaaaaatattcacaTTTACGAATATTGACTATTCGATTTGaagacactattcgattcgttattcgacaatttcgaatattcgcacacccctactaccgtgtgtgtgcgtgcgtgttttgcaCTGTCCTCGTATCGTCTCGTACAGTTAGCTTCTTGATTGAGGACAAATTCTCTCCATACTTCAAATTtactgtttgtgtgtgtgtttcagctTATCTGGGCTGAAACTCGCTCCATAGGTTGCGGCTACCAACAGTTCAAGTTAAAATCAGCGCCAAACGACCCAGCGAAGGAAATCCTTGTGTGCAACTACCACCCTGGGTGAGCATAGTCTAACgtatgtttaaaaaaaaagatataagaAGAACGAAACAAACACTCCGATCTGATTGTTAGTTCTCTTACTCAATTTTGTTttgaaacacatttttttttcatcatttcttGGGACTTGGCTATGAAACAAGATTCTCACGATTGTGACGGCATATCATGCACAACGCCCTTCTACCCCTACAGAATTCGATTCGGCTTCTAGTTCTCCAGTGATCAATGCAGAGGCTTGGCGACTACGCTGGCACTTGTCATGTCGCATTGTGCCTGAACAAAACTTTGGCAAACGTGACCCTCCCCTTACCCCCTTGCTTACTCATTTTCCGACTCGTAATTTCTTTTCGCAGTAAAATTTACGAACTCAAGCCGTCTATAAAGTCTTCAGAGCCAATATAGCACCTTGAAATATTACACTTCGGAAACAATATTTAGACTGAATCTTTAGGCGAGCTACTCATATAAAGATTTTCTAATGAACACCGTCTAAATCTTTCATAGCTTTTTTTAGTGCCTTCAGACTCTACAATTTTGGGATATTCCCGTGCAGTGTAGCTTTCTGACGCATTATTTGCGCAGTTGAATAAACTATTTATGATTGTAGCTTCACGTCAAAGCATCTATACACATTATAGTGATTAACAGAGGCCGTACAAAAGATGTCGCTATATAGGATTGGGTAGGAGAGAGTGAGCTAGGAGTGTATGAACGCTGCGAAGCACTTGTGGCCCTGACGAAGAGACAAACGTGAAAACAGACTCTACGAACACACCAAGTATTGTTCCAAGCACCAAGATCACCAAGCACTATTGATCACTTGAAATTTCCATCTTGTTGAggatataccgtatttactcgcataatgctcGCATAAtgcgtattatttttttttcgccagaaATTGATGGGAAGTGCGACAATTACGTCGGGAAAAATTTTCGATAGAATTTTCTTCCTATAGAATGATGCCtaattcaccccgtggatatgcggtgttttaggggcgaagctccttagggtgtgggtctgtccctcctctgtagtatgtagtagtagtagtagtcgtcgtagtaggtagccacgtctacttttatgaaaaaaaaaaaacaaaaacaccgcatatccacggggtgaatgatgatgagtgggcgaagctccggatggaatcatcggtaaaccgtgaatcttccgtgtaattcgcccagtctcgccgcactaaatcgaacgattgactttcaCCAATggcacgcgccatatgtgacgtcattcctattttataacagcgcccttcattataatt is a window of Dermacentor silvarum isolate Dsil-2018 chromosome 4, BIME_Dsil_1.4, whole genome shotgun sequence DNA encoding:
- the LOC119448664 gene encoding scoloptoxin SSD43-like codes for the protein MAFAKVALGVFLATFASGVGAEDDGPSVLRSMLAAFAKQAGQDCDPTPKGKNLADEDKAELVRKHNEYRARVAGGGLVNFPKPTNMMKLDWNNELAANAQATADKCDTTVQGKGTMLDTGSFTGVKQIQDFAVVPATPPKPTPLKGANFIQKWFDGNVKFKPADLDKYPDQTDAEAERFAQLIWAETRSIGCGYQQFKLKSAPNDPAKEILVCNYHPG